DNA from Thermoplasma acidophilum DSM 1728:
GTCATCGTCGTCTCCGATCTCATATCCGGGAAGGATCTCTACGAGATATACAGCTTCGGAGAGCAGGTTGTCGTCGTTCCAGTAAAGGAAAGGAAGGAGTCTTCAATCTCAAAGCTCGCAGTTGACAGAATAGAGGACTACATAAAGCGGATGATCAGGAGTGATGATGTTGAGGTAAAGATGGTCGGGGATAGCAGGGCGATCGTAAGGGTGGATCCGAAATACATACCAAAGCTCATAGGGCGTAGCGGCAAGAACATAACCGAGATAGAGAAGAAGCTTGGAATAAAGATAGATGTGGAGGAATCCGGTTCCAACGCTGAAAGGCAGAAAGCAGGTGTGGAGATAAAGAATAAGATAATATACATTGATGTTGGCCACCCAAACAAGCATGTGCGCATATACCTGGGCGAGGTGCCGATCCTGCAGGCTCTGTCATCATCAAAGGGCATCGTGAGGATAAAGCTGAGCACCGAGATAGGGAATGCGATATACAACCACATAAAGAACGGCGGAGATATATTCTATTCAATTGATTGATCGTAGATGTCGGAGTACGAGAAGGAGATAGATGAGCTCATAAACGACTACGATATGCTGCGTGTGTTAAAGCATTTCACAATAGCGCACGTCGATTACGCAAAAAATATTACAAGATACACGGAGATCCCGCAGATGAGGGTGCGTGAATATCTGAAGCGGCTCAAGGATCTTGGTCTCCTGGATTATTATACAAACACATCAATAAAGAGAACCGAGGCCAAGCTGAAGAAGAGCGCGGAGGTGCATAAGCATCACACCTATTACCAGATAAACAAAAAGGCCGAAGCGGTTCTTAAGGAGATCACACCAAAATTATACGTTCATCATTTGAAGTCTGCGGATCTGCAGATGCTGTGTAGCAGGAAGGAAAGAAAGGAAAATCCCGAGGCATGCAGTTCGCTCCTCCGCATGGGCCTCATAGATAAATGCTATGATCTGACCGATCTCGGAAGGGAAGTATTCGATACTGCAAGAAGG
Protein-coding regions in this window:
- a CDS encoding DUF2250 domain-containing protein, producing MSEYEKEIDELINDYDMLRVLKHFTIAHVDYAKNITRYTEIPQMRVREYLKRLKDLGLLDYYTNTSIKRTEAKLKKSAEVHKHHTYYQINKKAEAVLKEITPKLYVHHLKSADLQMLCSRKERKENPEACSSLLRMGLIDKCYDLTDLGREVFDTARRMQILHCEDRN